The nucleotide window CGTCCATCGCCGGCGGGTTCGATATCTCGATCTCGGGGCTGGAGTCGCCCTCGAAGGTGACGCACTTGATGCCCTTCGAGCCGAGGACGGCGCCGAGGCCGCCACGGCCGAACGCGCGCGAGTCGAACGTCATCACCGACGCGAACCGGACGAGGTTCTCGCCCGCGGGGCCGATGGCGATGCAGTTCTCCGGGCCGAGGTCGCGGCGTTCCTCGACGTAGTCGGACGTCTCGGGGACGGTGGCGCCCTCCAGTTCGGGCACCGCCTCGAACTCGACCCCCTCGTCGGTGACGTGGACTGCGAGCAGGTCGTCCGACTGCCCGGTGAACTCGACGACCGAGTACCCCGTGTCGACGAAGTTGCGCGAGAGGTATCCCCCCGCGTTCGTCGACGCGAGGCCGTTGGTGAGCGGCGAGAGGCCGGTCATGCTCATCCGCCCGGTGAAGCTCATCCGACTCATCTGGAGCGGGCCGGTGGCGAGGTAGGCGCGGTTCTCCGGCCCGAACGGGTCGGCGTCGAACGGGATCCGCTCGTGGGCCAGCGCTGTCGCGGCCGCGCGCCCGCCGATGAATTCCTCGAGGGTGTCGGAGACGTCGGTCTCCTCGACGGTGCGCTCGGAGACGTCGACCGTCAGGAGCGGCCCTGTCGCGTGAAGCATAGGTGTCTGTTCAGCTACCGAGTAAAAACCGTGTTCCCTCCCTCGTCCGTTGCCGACTCCTTCGCGACGGGAAGCCCCGACCCCCCGATGCACCGACCCCCCGCCGCCTCGACGCTCAGATCGTGTCGTCCGGGTCGTGCTCGGCCGCCATCCGCGACGCCTCCTCCGCGTACCGTTCGCGGTCGTCCTCGTCGGTCACCGTGCCCAGTTCGTCGGTCGGCACCGTCAGCGACGCCCGCGTCGGGCGGTCGTCGGCGAAGCTCGTCAGGGCGCGCTCCTTTCGGACGTATCGGTCGCCGTCGGGCGTCGCGTACACGAGGATGATCAGGTTCAGTTCGTCGTCGCCGTAGGTGCGCTCGACGAGCCATACCCGACTCTCGTCGGCGATGGAGTCCGGTTCCGCGTCCATGGTGGGGGAAACGGCGCGCGCGAGGATAATGCTTCGGTGGAGGTTCGGCTCAGTCGTCGACCGCCGGCGTCGTGACCTCCCCGTCCTCGCCGACTCGACCCTCCTCCTCGGTGAGGTCGCCCCCGCGCCACGTCCCGCGCTGGTACCAGGCGTAGGCGATGAGGGCGCCGAGCGCGTTCGACACGGCGAACGACATCCAGATGCCGGTCTCGTCGAACGCCGCGAACGGGAGGAACGACGGCGGCCGCACCGCGAAGTAGGCGATCGGGAGGCGGATGAGCCCGAGCATCGTGACGGAGATGGCCGCCGCGGTGAGCGTTTTGCTCGCGCCGCGGAAGCTCCCCGTGTACGCCCGCATCACGCCGATGAACCCGAAGCTGGGCGCGACCCAGCGCAGGAAATCCTCCGTGACCGCGACGACGACCGGGTCGTCGGTGAACACGGACGCGATCGGCGCGGCGGCGATCCAGGTGACCACGCCGACGCCCGTGAGCACGATCAGCATCACCTTCGCCGCGAGCCGCGCGGCCTCGGCCGCGCGGTCCGGCTTGCCGGCGCCGATGTTCTGGCCGGTCATCGTCTCGACCCCGCGTGCCACCGCGATCGCCGGGAGGAAGATGACGGAGAACACCCGGACGCCGATCCCATAGCCCGCGACGACGGTCGTCGGGAAGAACGCGACGATGACGAGCATCAGGTTCACGGAGAGCGAGCGGCCGGTCCCCTCGATCGACGCGGGCACGCCGAGCCTGGCGATCCGCCGGGCGTATGTGAAGTCCGGCGCCATGTCGCGGAGGTTGATCTCGACACCGCGAACGCCCTGGAACATGATGGCGAGGCCGACCACGAGCGCGATCGACCGGGAGAAGATGGTCGCGTACGCCGCACCGGCGACGCCGGATCCGGTGTAGCCGGTGGCGGCGAGCAGGCTCGCCTCCAGCCCCCGCGCACCGAGCATGCCGAACAGGGGGTTGTTCTCGAAGCCGAAGATGAGGAACGGGTCGATGACGATGTTGAGCACGACCGTCCCCAGCATCACCAGCATCGGCGTGATCGTGTCGCCGTACCCGCGCATGAGCGCGACGAACACGAAGAAGCCGAACATGAACACGAGCCCCTGCGCGATGATCTCCATGTAGTCGGTCGCCAGCGGGAGCACCTCCTCCGAGGCGCCAAGCAGCGCGAGGAAGTCGCCGACGAAGAGGTAGCCGATCCCGCCGAGAACGAGCGACGCGATGATGGCGAACGTGACCGTCTGAGAGGCGGCGTACTCGGCCTCGCGCTCCTCGTTGGCGCCCGTGTGCTGGGCGACGAGGACGCTCCCGGCGACCGAGATGCCCATCCCGAGCGAGATGAGCAGGAACACCATCGGGAAGGCGAACGAGATGGCCGCCAGCGCCTCGGTGCTGTACTGGCCCAGCCAGAACGTGTCCGCCAGGTTGTAGGCGGTCTGGAGGAGGTTCGTGATGACGATGGGCAGCGAGAGGTACAACAGCGGCTTCCCGATGTCGCCCGACGTCAGGTCGAACTCATCGCGGCCCTTGAACACCGTCGAGAGGCGGTCGCGCAGGCTCACTCGGGCACCTCCGGGTCGGCGTCGAAGGTGGCGTCCGCCCCGTCGACAAGCAGATCCGTGATGTAGTTGACGAGGCGCTCGCGCATCGCGGGCACGTCCTCGCCGACCGCGGCCGAGCGCGTCCACGTCCCGTGGATGTACGTGACGACGAGCCCCGCCACCTCGTCCGGGTCGGTGTCGGCGCGGAACTCTCCCGCCTCGACGCCGGCAGCCACGAGGTCGTGGACCTCGCAGCGGAGCCCCTCGTCCATCTCGCGAAGGACCTCGCGGTAGCCGTCGCGGAACGGCGCCTGTGCCTTGATCTCCATGTACGCCGTGTTGAACTGCTGGTCCGGGCCGTCCTCCGAGGTGCCGAGCACCGTCCGGACGAGCGCGACGAGGCGCTCGGCGGACGTGTCGCCGGCCGGGTCGGCGGTGCGCTCGGCGAAGTCGTCGCGGAGGTACTCCAGGAACCGCAGGAGGAGGTCCTCCTTGCCCTCGAAGTGGTAGTGGAGGGCGGCCTTGCTCTTGTCCGTCTCGTCGGCGATGTCCTGCATGGTGAGGTCGGCGTACCCGTGCTCGCAGAGCGCCCGGTACGTCGCCTCCATGAACGCCGTCTCGGTGTCGTGTTCCTGATTCTCCTGATTCATCGTGGTGGAGGGAAATCCGACCGTGAAGCCGGCTCTACCGTAACCTGACTGGCCAGTCAGTCAAGCCTTTCGATTGCAGCGAACCGGGGGGTCGAAATGCACCGATTCGGGCAGGGCTCGTGGCCGGGCGCCCGAGTAGGTTCGGGGTACCCTCACCCCCTGCGGCCGTCGCGTCGGGTCGCCACCGGCTATATAAGCCCGCCCTGTGGCTCCCCACCATGGAGCCGAAACGGTTCCTCTTCTGCTCGCTGGACGCCGCCCTCATCGGCGACGTCGCCCGGCGGGTGTACGAGGAGGGCCACGACGTGCGGTACTACATCGAGGCGGAGAGCGACCGCGAGATCGCAGACGGCTTTGTCCACAAGACGGACGACTGGCGCGCCGAGTCGGACTGGGCCGACGTGATCGTCTTCGACGACATCTGGGTCGGCTCCGATATCGGGACGGGTCGACTGGCACAGGATCTCCGCGCGGATGGGCACGCCGTCGTCGGCGGGACGCCGAACACCGACCTGCTGGAGGAGGACCGGGGGTACGCGATGGACGTCCTCGAGGAGCACGGGGTGACCACGCTCGAACACCGCGAGTTCTCCGACTTCGGCGCCGCCATCGAACACGTCAGGGAGCACCCGGCACCCTACGTCATCAAACCGCTGGGCGAGGTGCAGAACGTCAAGCGCCTGGTGTACGTCGGGCGCGAGGCCGACGGGAGCGACGTGGTCGACGTGCTGGAGGCGTACGAGAAGGCGTGGGGCCACCGGATGAAGGGGTTCCAGCTCCAGCGCCGCGCCGAGGGCGTCGAGGTGGCGGTCTGCGGCTTCTTCGACGGCGAGTCGTTCGTCGACCGGATCAACTTCAACTTCGAGCACAAGCGGCTCTTCCCGGGGAACATCGGCCCCTCGACCGGCGAGATGGGAACCTCGATGTTCTGGGCGGGGCGGAACGAACTGTTCTCCCGAACGCTCGGGAAGCTGGAGGGCTGGCTGGCCGACGAGGGGTACGTCGGCAGCATCGACCTCAACTGCATCGTCGACGAGACGGGCATCTACCCGCTGGAGTTCACCCCGCGGTTCGGCTACCCGACCATCACGCTCCAGGAGGAGTCGTTCGAGTCGCCGACGGGCGAGTTCCTCTACGACCTCGCGCACGGGAACGATCCGGACCTTCGGGTCCACCAGGGGTACCAGGTCGGCGTCCGGGTGGTCCTCCCGCCGTTCCCGTTCGACGACGGGAAGACGTACGACGAGAACTCGCGCAACGCCGCCGTGGTCTTCGAGACCGACTCGCGCGAGGGGATCCACATCGAGGACGCGAAGTGCGTGTCGGTGGGCGAGGGCGGACCGGGGAGCGAGGAGCCGTGCGACCCGAGCGCGAACGACGACGGCCAGTGGCGCGCCGCCGGCGAGTCCGGGATGCCGCTGGTGGTCACCGGCAAGGGGACCACGATGCGGGAGGCGAGGGAGCAGGCGTACGGCCGGATCGACGACATCGTCATCCCGAACCTCTACTACCGCGACGACATCGGCGAGCGGTGGATCGAGGGTGAGGGCGACAAACTCCTCGCGTGGGGCTACCTCGGACCCGCCTGAACGCGGAACGGCGGACGGTCACACGGGGTTCGGTCAGCCCCGAGGGGGGCGAGGGCCGTGGTACCGCGACTCGCGGAAGGGTTATCCCTTCGGCCCCTCTCAGTTCGGTTGCAATGGCGAAAGGCAAGGTTGATTTCTTCAACGACACGGGCGGTTACGGTTTCATTTCCACCGAGGACGCGGACGACGACGTTTTCTTCCACATGGAAGATGTCGGCGGCGAGGACCTCACGGAAGGACAGGAGATCGAGTTCGACATCGAGCAGG belongs to Halorarum halophilum and includes:
- a CDS encoding phosphoribosylamine--glycine ligase, which encodes MEPKRFLFCSLDAALIGDVARRVYEEGHDVRYYIEAESDREIADGFVHKTDDWRAESDWADVIVFDDIWVGSDIGTGRLAQDLRADGHAVVGGTPNTDLLEEDRGYAMDVLEEHGVTTLEHREFSDFGAAIEHVREHPAPYVIKPLGEVQNVKRLVYVGREADGSDVVDVLEAYEKAWGHRMKGFQLQRRAEGVEVAVCGFFDGESFVDRINFNFEHKRLFPGNIGPSTGEMGTSMFWAGRNELFSRTLGKLEGWLADEGYVGSIDLNCIVDETGIYPLEFTPRFGYPTITLQEESFESPTGEFLYDLAHGNDPDLRVHQGYQVGVRVVLPPFPFDDGKTYDENSRNAAVVFETDSREGIHIEDAKCVSVGEGGPGSEEPCDPSANDDGQWRAAGESGMPLVVTGKGTTMREAREQAYGRIDDIVIPNLYYRDDIGERWIEGEGDKLLAWGYLGPA
- a CDS encoding cold-shock protein, encoding MAKGKVDFFNDTGGYGFISTEDADDDVFFHMEDVGGEDLTEGQEIEFDIEQAPKGPRATNVERL
- a CDS encoding MATE family efflux transporter, which produces MSLRDRLSTVFKGRDEFDLTSGDIGKPLLYLSLPIVITNLLQTAYNLADTFWLGQYSTEALAAISFAFPMVFLLISLGMGISVAGSVLVAQHTGANEEREAEYAASQTVTFAIIASLVLGGIGYLFVGDFLALLGASEEVLPLATDYMEIIAQGLVFMFGFFVFVALMRGYGDTITPMLVMLGTVVLNIVIDPFLIFGFENNPLFGMLGARGLEASLLAATGYTGSGVAGAAYATIFSRSIALVVGLAIMFQGVRGVEINLRDMAPDFTYARRIARLGVPASIEGTGRSLSVNLMLVIVAFFPTTVVAGYGIGVRVFSVIFLPAIAVARGVETMTGQNIGAGKPDRAAEAARLAAKVMLIVLTGVGVVTWIAAAPIASVFTDDPVVVAVTEDFLRWVAPSFGFIGVMRAYTGSFRGASKTLTAAAISVTMLGLIRLPIAYFAVRPPSFLPFAAFDETGIWMSFAVSNALGALIAYAWYQRGTWRGGDLTEEEGRVGEDGEVTTPAVDD
- a CDS encoding TetR/AcrR family transcriptional regulator → MNQENQEHDTETAFMEATYRALCEHGYADLTMQDIADETDKSKAALHYHFEGKEDLLLRFLEYLRDDFAERTADPAGDTSAERLVALVRTVLGTSEDGPDQQFNTAYMEIKAQAPFRDGYREVLREMDEGLRCEVHDLVAAGVEAGEFRADTDPDEVAGLVVTYIHGTWTRSAAVGEDVPAMRERLVNYITDLLVDGADATFDADPEVPE